GGTTTGGAAACTCTTGACCCACAAACAAGTTCGAACCATCCGTGAATGAAAATGTGTCATTATCAAGAGCCACATCCACAACCAAATTTGCATCATTGCTTTGAACCAAATTTGCATCGCCCTCAATTATGTCATCACGTGCTTCATCATGTAACTCGTCCGTGTTACTACGATCTACAAGCATGACATCCATATTATGCGCTTCGTCGAATGTGTTACTACGATCCACAGGCATGGCATCTACATTATGCGCTTCGTCGAAAAAATCAATGCTATTATTACGATCCACAGACACAATATTCAAGTGAAAATAATCATCAAAATGACTCTGTTCGTTAATATTGCAATTGTTCTCATCAATAGCATTTCCGTGCAAATTATCACAAGAATCAAAAGAAGcaacacattcaatttcaacttGAAGTACTGGCCTACTTCTCGGACAACCAAGATACAAATATGCTTTCAAATCATGGTCGTTCTCTATATAAATTGGTTGAATGTTGCACGGCAAATCTAGTAGATAACTCAACCTCAAGTTGGAAGTGTCTTCTACTTTCTCAGCTCTGTATAGTTCACTTTTTAAATCTTCAAAATAACAAATATCATCATCCACTGGAATAACAACAAACTTTACATTGGCCTCTGGATTCTATTTATAAACCAGCCCCTCTGTCACTTCCCATTTCCCATCAAAATGAACAACAATAACTGTTGGCATATCTACAAAGTGCACAAACAAATATGATATTAGAATGGGCAAAATGTtgtaacaacaaaaaaaaacgcACATGGTCGACCAAAAAATAAGTTGGTCGACCATGAAGTTATGTAGGTCGACCAATAAGAACTTGGTCGACCAACTTAATTTCTGAAAAAATAAGCTCACGGTCGACCAACGTAATTTCTGAAAAAACAAGAACTTGGTCGACCATTAAGATTGTGGTCGACCATGAATAATTTCTCTTTGGTCGACCACGAAGAATTCTTtttttgctttgacaaaaatcCATGAACGACACTGGATTATTCATCTTATTTGTGGTCGATCGCTGCATGAAATGATGAAAACAATGAACTGGTCAAAGAAAATGGAGCAAACTTACTGTATTTTTCTTCAAATACAGACGTATTTACAGAAGAATGGGGGAACAATATGTGGGAGTAGATTTAGATCTGGATCTGAGGAATGAGCGCCACAACACTTGAGCAACCGTGGTCAATTTCGATTTATTGATATGCGGAAGATGTAGATGCGGTAGATGAGTTATTTAAATTTGGGAAGCTTTGGGAATTTTGTGGGGATTTTGTGCGTAGAATGAGAAGAAAGAGAGAGAACAACTAACAATTAAGAAGTTAAATTTAATTATGGTTTAATTAACTAATCAAGAGTCAACtccttcttttttaaaaaaaaaaagtcagaCTCCTTGTTTTTTAAATCTTTGCCCACGTAATCCCATTTTTTAAATTGTCCCAGATTCTTCTCAGACCAATCCCTATCAACCCTCATATCaaacttttcagtacaaatcagcAGCAGCTTCCTAACGAGTCTCCTCAACGCCTTCCTTCTAGCAGCAAGGTTTTTCTGCTCCCTGCGGGACCAGCATGGCCTGGAGACCCCGGCCAAAGAGTATCTTCGGACGTTCTCCCAATCGAAAGAGAATCGGAACATCTTGTTTGGCTTAATAACCCGCTTCTTGGGTATGACCAATCCCAGATACTGCTCCTTAATAGCACTCAACTCAATCTCACACTCCCTATCCGCCAAAATCTCCAAACGATCTCGGTTTCACGCTTCCAGGGATTTCGTTTCCGTCTCACAGAAGTTGGGTCAACCGATGATGGGATTTTTAGATTCTTCACGCTCAGCTTTGGTTAGAAAAGAAGCTTCTTGGCCTCAGCCGCAAAAAATGGGTCTTGAGTCGATAACCTGTACTTTAATATGTTCCATTCAACCAGTAAAAACAAACAGCCATTTGTTCacccaaaaaataataataataataaaaagaatCCTTTGTTGTTtattctgttctttcttccACTAGAGAAATGTGAACCGTGAGATATAGTAGAAAGAGTTTTAATACATCAATCAAATAACTTTCAAACCCAAAGAAAAAACATTGAAAGAGAAACCAGgtgaatattatttaatttttcccCTTGTTGCCAAAGCCTCTCAATCCACTATCTTTGACACATTATGTTTACGTTTATTTTACCGaaatatcactttaaaaattGCAAAAGTTGTTCCTATACACTTTCGAGGACAGAACACAAGATCCTCTTTCTTTCAATGGTGAAACTCAGATCTTGGAATGTCAAGGCAGTAACCCCTCACATCTGGAAAATGGATAAAATCATGTACCATACTCACAAACGTTAATCTAACGGGCGTTTTCCTGATTGTATCAAGTTTTTTAGACCTGTAAGGTTTACCTTCACGGACAAAGACGAACAATATCACAAATGCAAATATTAGTCTTTTACCTAGTTTTGTGAGAATAACATATCACTTAGCCAAATGGTCAGTCGTACATTGAAGTCTTTTAAACACCATTAATGACTCGGTTTTGGCCAAATATTTTGTTGATTGGAAGATAAAGACTTGTTATGCTTCTGAAGTGTGGAGTACTGAAAGTTGATCTTtgatgtgaaaaaaaaaaaaaatcactccTCTCTTTCATAATCCTTTCGTTGCAAAGACATGAGCTGCAAGAAATCATGTTCTGGCCGAATTGACTCACAAGAGCAGACAACAAATGCTAAAACGAGATAAGATATTCCAAAATGTAAATGCACGCCATGCTAATGATACTCAAGCATGCTACACAAGCAGAAGCAACTACAATTGACTAACACAAGACTGTCTACATACAAGAACCACATGTACCAAACCAACTTGGTGAAGTACCAATATGACTAAAGGAAAGGGAGCATTAAATGGGGATAAATGGTGCAATGCTGATAAAAAAACAGAAGAGGGTTAAGCTCATAAATTTCCAACTCACAGATACATGAAGGAACAAAAATCTTGTATATCGTTGGATCAATAAAATTCTTATAACTAAGTTGAGATCATTTGACTACATGTGGTCTACCCTGCCATCTTCCTCCAGAACTCCATCTCCAGCATGCCTGCCACAAAATTAATCGAACAATATAGCACTTCGAAGTAGTTTTAGATAATATCTAAAAGTCACAGATATTCTTGCAAAGATTCGCCATAAGATAACATGTCATCAAATGGTTGTTAAATTAGAGGGCTGAAAATAGTCCATTTCTTTCACTACTACTTCACCTTCCTCACCCCTGAGGCAAAAAATTTCAGTTTCTCTCATCATATATACGACTGAATAAACATAATTTTTAAACTCTAAAAGACCAATGCATACAAATTGCTGATCCTCGGGAACTGGTGGCGTGGAGATTACATTATGATGTTAACTACATCTGACCCATTAATTTTTTTCTCAACTAGTTAAGTTGCCTTACCACTAGGTCTTCAAatccaaaaaaatatttcatacaCCAATCATAATCATGGTGCTGGAGTAACATCAATGTCAGCATAACTGTATGATATGGCATAACACTGTCCAAGAATTCACCAAAAGGAACAATTATTTCATCTAAACACTGATATTacacaaaataaaatgaattcTAGAAATAAAACATCAAGGTTCGGAAACAAACCTCCAAGACGTTAAATTACGAGCTTTTCTATCCAACTGCAGATTTTCTAATGCAGCAGAAGCGCGTAATACATCTTCTGAAGGTTCATCATTATCATATCTCCAATTGTAATCACCTTTCCTATAGCCAGACGTAGAAGACCCAGCTCTTCTATCTGAAAACCGTacaaaaaaatgacaaaaaaaaaaggaataaTCTAACTGATGTCACAAAAACAATATCAAAATCGTTTTACTACTTACCAGATGATTGTGAAACAGGAAGAGGCCTGCAATGAGAATTCCATTAATCACAAGTTTAAACAGGAAACCAAGTGAAAGAAAAAAACAGATATGATGGTCACGAACCTTCCCAGTGGAGGTAAACCCCCAGCAACTGAGGGAGGTGAAGGTCTCCTAATATTTCGAGCCTCCAAGTTGGATAGAGACTCTGATTCTGAAGGGTTTAATCTCCTGTTGCTACCCCTTCCTTGAGATAAATTCTGCATGAGCAACATCAAAACTGTCAAGAGAATATGACATTATCTAAGAAATAGAAAAAAAGAACATTATGTCATGATATGAGCTTTGTAATTGAAGATCTGAGCAGAATCattcaaaaaattatttagCGTTTTAATATGCATTGCAAAAACATCAACAATTACTTTAATTTTGAGTGAACAAGAAACATCATGAAGCAAGAAAATTCTAGGCCACATAGATTCTTTAATAGTTAATATTCTCATTAATTGACCAACCAAAAACAACAGCAATAATTAACTGCTTGAGTTTTGACATAACCCATTTGATAGGCATAACTGGCAAAAACTGTTACTTTAATAAGAAAAGAGTTTAGATAGCAGAATGAGTAGATATGAGTCATATCATCAATATCAAAACCTAAATCTAACTATCGCTCTTAATCGGACCTCATATTTCAAGAACCCTTCTAAAACATCCAAAAGCAGAGGACCGCTGTCTCCATTCCGATTAAGATCATGCCCATTCTTGCTGCCAAATTCTTTTAATTCAGATTTCCAGGAATCTTTTGTCTGAAAATGAACAGGAAATCTAACAACTCAAAATTACATAGCCGTGACAATAAGAGTGAGAAAAGTGATAAGAGCAAGTAGAAAGTACCAGATTACACTCTGGTGAGTAAACTTTTAATGTGTGACTCAATTGAGCCCACTCCAAGTACTCACATACCAATGCAGTCAAAAGCCTTCCTGTAATTAATGTAACAAAATTACTGGAAAAAAGTTGAGTATAttaatcattttttatttttctaagcTTAAAATGCACCCAATTCAGAAACAACAATCCAAATACAGCTTGTTATAAGTAGCATAAAAGATAATGCCATAGAGTTTGAGGTCACTTCATAGTCTTGTCACATAACATCGATAACCCTTAAACAATAATGAAGTTTTCAGAGTCCTGGAATTCATTTTATATTCGCAGAGAGAGTAGAAAGAGAACAAGACGCAAGCGGATGAAGTATCACTCTGGTGTTAAATGCGCACATGACCATTATTACATCGTAAGATAATGGATGAGATGGAAAAGTTCCAAGAGAGCAAGATCCCCCAGATGCTATGATAGGTGtgatttttacgtgttttattgcattagtttatgtgtgtttgcattgtgcatgcgtaaatttcatttacattttgttcgtTTTAGAGTAAGCATATGCATTTTATCATTTCTCACTTGTGCGTGACAAATTTGGAGGTAAAATGACCGGAAAACCGAAATTGGAGCAGAGTGTGCGAGCCAAGAAAATCATACAGAAAGGCTGGCGCccgccgctcgggcgcgagaggtGATCCGCGGAGCAAATGTCCAGAAAACATGGCGCttgggcggtaattttctaccgcccgagcgcaaaTTACCACCCGAGCGCGAGAGATGTCTTCCGAGAAGAAAACATACAGAAAACTCGGCGCTcgggaccgcccgagcgcgactgCCGCATTCCACTAGCaatttacagaaggtgtggagctcgagcggtaattttctaccgcccgagcgccacctatttttggaaaatgatttACGTAGTCCCTTCATAAATTGATGGCGTAGTCCTGATGATTTTGGGCTAAATGAACTGCATGTTGCTTAGTCTTATCACTCGTTATGAATCCCCCGGTGAATTGAAATCTTTTTATGCACACGTAATGGATTTTGATAGTGGTGTCGATGAAAGTTAAGTTCAAAATAATCTGTGAGGGGAACTGGAGAAACATAAGATGCGAGTAGAACTTGAATGATTACATGTTGAAATGAGTGACCAACCATTAGCATGAACTCACGTAGAAAATCTTTCATCCCAATCGTGCATAGGAATGAAAAATTCATCTCTAGGCCAGATAAATAAACATACCCTATATCCCAAGCCTATGGAGTACGCATGAGAAAACTATGgccaaaaatgaaaaaaaaaaaaagaaaaaaggatgtaaggtgtgggggagccaaaaagggatgaaatcctatcccaaggctaaaaagatggagatgtaaggcgttgaggaatgtcagaGAAAATTTCTGACAAGTGCATAGTGAAAATGATCTACGTACTCCGAATCTTTCTGAACCACTTGAGCATTTGTGGCTATTGACTCCCTACATTTTGATATTCAACTATGAAACTTTACCACTTTTTGTGTTTACTGGTTGGTCCCAAATGGAAACAGAACTTAGGAAAGAGAAACTTGCATTGACTTGTTGATTCGGAGACCCACATGATTTGCGAATAAAACTATCCGAAACACAAGCTAGAAAAATCCACAGCACACACGACCACACtttttggaaaaatacaaatgtttTGTGATGTTTTGAAAATGAGTATTAATGGATGTTGTGTTTTGACTAATTGGATGTGGTTCACAAACCCGCTGAGGCAGGAGATGTCAGTTTGCTACTTCGCCATCAGTCTAGTTATTTTAATACTTTCACTTTGTGTTTGTTTCATGTTTTGGTTGTGGTATGTAACATATTTTTGCTTGAAGGCAAGCAAatggttagtatgagggggttgatagatgtggtttttacgtgttttattgcattagtttatgtgtttttgcattgtgcatgcgtacatttcatttacattttgttcgtTTTAGAGTAAACATATGCATTTTATCATTTCTCACTTGTGCGTGACAAATTTGCAGGTAAAATGACCGGAAAACCGAAATTGGAGCAAAGTGTGTGAGCCAAGAAAAACATACAGAAAGGCTGGCGCCCGAGTGGTAGAATTTCACCGCTCGGGCACGAGAGGTGATCCGCGCAGCAAATGTCCAGAAAACATGGCGCttgggcggtaattttctaccgcccgagcgcgagggaTGACATACAAAAAACTCGGCGCAAAGTTCTTTGCCGATTTCTTACCTTAGTCGTTGGATGTGAATGATATGGAAAGGGGATTTGGACGTTTTTGGGATCATTCAGACATTATTGGAGAGCTGCCACAAGCTTTGGAGAGGACTTTGCgcttggagttgaagattcgaagatttccgggcatcgttcctCGCATTTTCGTCACGAATAGTATTCCTAATCTAGTTTTTATCATTCAAACATTGCTTTgtttatttttactatgaattcgagtagctaactttaaatatttgttgggatttaaggggatcctaccctaaactttgatttaattaatttatatttcgattgttgAGTTATTCTTGAAGGTGCTACTGTTTTCTTCGTGTAGTTAGAGCGTAGataactttaacaacgtttttatattgcgagtgagttcgagagaataatttgtgataggaacgagtagtataatccgtggatctacaatttacatagatatatgaaattggaaaCGCCCCGATAGTCATAGTTCAGTAGGGCGAAAActaagggatttcatagatcgacatgtgattcactcttgataaataattaaagacatttaattatttcattgagtaaaattagtttggcataacttgagagagtgtgttcaattgaataggaaatcctgtcggaagcatacaATCACTATCGAACGACTTAATTAATTAACcaggggtaggtgaactgaaattcccaacaaattcatttctcattgaattttaaatcaaccattttagatattatatttcattatCCAATTCCTGAATCATTTTATTTGCGTATTTATTTGAGTATGGTAGTACTAAAACAACCAATCatttttcgttgctaaagatttaataactgaaaataataattgtcaaatacagtcttcagtggaacgatactcgtactcacttacattatactattacttgacatcgtgcacttgcgattaatatTGAGCAtataataccatatttttattaagaattccacagtgcaagttttgctcgatcatgcTACATTCTTATGTTTGTTACCCTAAGGGAGGCTGGCATTAGATGCGAATCATGTTAGAAGGAGAACTGGTGTAGAATCTCTATCTTGAAGAATGCAATAGAAAATAATTTACCAGGGAATGTTCACCTAACTCAAATTGTATCTAGTTAAAAAGAAAATGGCGGGATTGAGCTTCCCTTCACAAAACTAGGGGATTTGGGATTGAATACAAATAGGTATCAAAGGCAAATGAAACTAAAAATGGATCGGTATCTTCGAATCAGGGATAAAAAGGAATGGTAACGTTGAAACTTATGTACCTGAAGGAGAGTTATGTAGTTGCTTAGCACGGTCGTTGCAGCTACCCAGTAGTGCAGGAGGTAGACCTTCTTTCTCTATGACTCGATCCTCTTCTTCAATTGCTTCAAACACACTAGCTCTCAGCTCCGCCTAACAACAAATAACAGCAGAATTATCGAATCTTGCCTGAAAACAACCACAGTGACACTCTTTCACTATCTCCGAGAGTGCAAATTATTTACATGTGTCTTTTTATTAACATTACATGTCTACCAACTGAAATCCCATAATTACTTTAGAATCTTATGTATACCACGCACTTACTGGCATCACCAGGCAAGTATTTAGTTAATATTAATCATATTCCACGcagataaaacataaaatctGCAAAGCTAAGTATAATTAGAACTCGTCCCAAGTTCATCCATTAAAACATCCAAGAATGAGAATAAGCGTAACCCAAAGTTCAGAGAGTAAAATCACAAATACAACACCCACTCGACTCTCTCGATCAATCACGACATTCTTACAAAAATCGACCTAAATAAACCTCATTTCATAAACTCTAAAAGGTCCAACTAACCGACTCGAAATTACCGATCCTTACGGCCTTCTTCAGTTAAAATCTCAGATTTCACACGACGAGCTAAAATGTAAACAGTGATGACATCAAATTAAAAGGGGAAACATAGAATTGGAGGGTGGGGGAAGCTAACTCGGATCTTGGCAAGGACCCCCTTCTTCTCCAGAGTGCGAgtgactagggttttcaaatcCATTATTTCTCTGGTGTAATCGTCCATTTTCAGTGGAAATTTCCCCCAATTCTCAGTTCAGAAACTTAGTGACCTTCGCTTTGCCTTTCCCGTGTGCGTGTTCGAATTTCTGATGTTGGATTTTGGATTTCATgagaatttattttattatttctaaaaaTTAAATAGCTTggcatatattattttattttttaaattttgatcatTTTGTGAGGATTTATTGATAAATATACAATTTGTAtagttttaaataaattaaaaggattattttattttttaaatttgatcATTTTCTAAGGATTTATTGATAAATATACAATGTGTAtagttttaaataaattaaaaggaTCTGAGTGAATATTAGGAATTAGGATGTCAATAGATCCGAGTTTTACCTAGACCCGCAATAGACATGTCCCGATAATATTTGTCTCATATATGTGCATATAAATACTTTAGagtttttagttttattaatgtTCATTTGGggatgtaatatttttttttggaatgCTAGTAGCtctttttttatgtaattcattATATCGTAAAGATGATTTGTTTGTCATTATTAAATATGGTCGAAGAAATAAATTAGTTTTTATTGTGTTGTATTTAGAGACTTGTTTGTTTTGTAATTCAATCATGTgagaagaaaattatttttttcattttttaaaaaatcgagTCTCATGGGTCTAACTGTCCTCGTTTTGTATTAGAGGTGGGACGGTTCCGAAAAATATTTAACCGGTGTGGAATGGGTAATAGATCAAAGTTTTCTTCATGAGACGGGTCTTTGGTCTAGCCATGATCGACCCATACTCACCACATTGACATCTTTATTAGGAACATAGGACTAGGGGTGAGCATCTGGTCGGttcggttaccgaccgaaccgaattagttataaccgaaccgaaccgaaacgAATTAGttataaccgaaccgaaccgaaccgaaatatttaGTCATAACCGAATCGGctgaattaattt
This is a stretch of genomic DNA from Primulina eburnea isolate SZY01 chromosome 11, ASM2296580v1, whole genome shotgun sequence. It encodes these proteins:
- the LOC140805871 gene encoding protein TONNEAU 1a-like yields the protein MDDYTREIMDLKTLVTRTLEKKGVLAKIRAELRASVFEAIEEEDRVIEKEGLPPALLGSCNDRAKQLHNSPSGRLLTALVCEYLEWAQLSHTLKVYSPECNLTKDSWKSELKEFGSKNGHDLNRNGDSGPLLLDVLEGFLKYENLSQGRGSNRRLNPSESESLSNLEARNIRRPSPPSVAGGLPPLGRPLPVSQSSDRRAGSSTSGYRKGDYNWRYDNDEPSEDVLRASAALENLQLDRKARNLTSWRHAGDGVLEEDGRVDHM